Genomic DNA from Lycorma delicatula isolate Av1 chromosome 5, ASM4794821v1, whole genome shotgun sequence:
acagaaatatccattatCATCACTAAAGTCAGTACCAAAAGAAACATCATAAGGTGTTActgaaaaagaaatcatttatttgatctgatttttatttcaataaagaatctttggaaataaaaatgtatggtaCACACATTAAACATCATGTATTTGTGTGCCGGtagttaataaaaggaaaaaatttatgacagaataaaataacaatacaattataatttgttaaatttttattaaaaaaaaattacaaaatgaaggAACATTAGGTAGTGTGTAGGGTTTTGTACATTTGGAGATAGTTGAAAgagtagaataattataatattaaacgaaAACTTCATTACTTTTCCAACTACATTCTAGTATACGTATTTCACTCCATATCCATCAAAAGACATGTGGGAAACAGCTGGAGCAGCAGAATATGCTACTCCAAGAAGTGCTGGCGCAACAGCTTTTGCGACTGGAGCAGCGTAAGCAGCTGGTGCATGGTATGCAGGAGCAGCAGCGTACGCAGGTGCTGGAGCATATGCAGCTGGAGTGTATGCTGCTGGAGCGTATGCTGCTGGAGCTGGAGCATATGCGGCTGCGGCTCTGTAGGCAGGAGTAGCGTATGTAGTTAAACCAGGATTACTGACCCGAACATCAGATTTGCTGACACTGGAATACGGAGTATCAATTGTTTTACTGTATGTTGATACTTGACCTAGATTACCATAACTTCTAAGAATATTTGCTGATTGAGAAGTAACTGCTGCAGGAGCGATTGCTTTAGTAACTAGTGGAGCTGCATATGCAGGTGCTGCATAAGCTGACGGAGCAGCGTACGCTGGTGACGCATAGGCAGGAGCTCCATGTAAATAAGCAGCATTGGCTGCTGCAATACTTACTAAGAGAATAAATgcaatctgaaaaaatatataaatagattattgataaaatctttgaaaatattaaaacagttttattacaagTTGTAGTAAgttttagatataataatttacaaaaacagaatGGCAcctttaaacatttgaaaaaactagcaTCTATAGATGACCATTTCACTCAACTAACATACACATTCTCAACATCAATATTGACTGTTCGATAAACCATgtgatgaaaagaaataaattgcacATTTTTGTAgagagattttaatattttgacatgTCAGTAATTTGTGTAATATGTTACAGATTTTTGAAGACATATTACATTTacgtacatttttatgtaaatttatattacatttatagatttgcatttaaatttatggatatattacatatttgtagtgaaatttcattattacaacacaatatgtataaaataagattattgttAAATAAGATTGTATTGTATTACTGTGAAGAAAAAACGTATATGTTTATATCAACTAAAGCTGGAGAGCTAAAGTTGAAGACGAAAATActgattgattataaaaaaaaaatgataagttaaaTATCCTAGACCTATTTTAACTGAATATAATATAGAAgagtgaaataataaaacaaagaaaatagaatacaaaaagaGTTTTTTTGCCAACAATTTgccaattatttttaagagaaagttACTAATCACTTAAGGGAAAGTAAGAATATATGAAACTTTAAGAGAGGCCAGTGGTGACATGCAGTTCAGAGTCCTAGTCAATGACAAAATAAgtggaagaaataataaaatttattaaagcacaAAGAATAAACTGGTAGGATCAtgttaaaagaagaaatgaatgAACAAAGTTGCTTGGATGAAATTATTGAGTCATGCCCTACTAAGCGCTgtagagttaaaaatattattatctgttATCGATactctaagaaaaaataaaatatttgaatgtaaaataaaaacctgtaCTAGAACATATCGTCttattcttcataaataaataaatcataaacaaatattcatcatAAATGCAAAACGTTTAGTTATCTTACACAAGATTATCATCTCCTACTAGGTCGAcctaaatttctctttcttttcggTTTTTACATGAATAGTACTTTTGAAACCGATTTCTATTTTTTCCTCAGCAGTTAATGGTACCAACTGCTGAGGATATCAACCATTtactcattattaaataaaatattccctaACTTAACTCTCTATTAGCTACATTGGGCTCCATACAATatccttttttgtatttctatcaAGGCTGATAcacattttactttgtttaaaatcttaacatttttaaacttaaattccaTTACTAAGGTTTTCTAAGAATCAATACCTCAGTTACGTAAAGTAATTCATAAAGCATGTAACtggttaaattttaacttttgtaccTTACAAGATTTTTAGGCAATGTTCTTCatcgattgaaataaatttgctTATTAGAATTTTGCCAAGTTAAGTTGATGAAGATTTTGTCATAAGTAAAAAGAGCTTATACGTttcataacataatattttataacattcttcagtatgattttttttctcaaatcgacttgcacaaatttttaaaagtattttcaaactttaatttaaacaagGTGGATTAATTTCGatgattctatatt
This window encodes:
- the LOC142324592 gene encoding cuticle protein 76-like, which gives rise to MKSYIAFILLVSIAAANAAYLHGAPAYASPAYAAPSAYAAPAYAAPLVTKAIAPAAVTSQSANILRSYGNLGQVSTYSKTIDTPYSSVSKSDVRVSNPGLTTYATPAYRAAAAYAPAPAAYAPAAYTPAAYAPAPAYAAAPAYHAPAAYAAPVAKAVAPALLGVAYSAAPAVSHMSFDGYGVKYVY